In one Papio anubis isolate 15944 chromosome 11, Panubis1.0, whole genome shotgun sequence genomic region, the following are encoded:
- the EBLN1 gene encoding LOW QUALITY PROTEIN: endogenous Bornavirus-like nucleoprotein 1 (The sequence of the model RefSeq protein was modified relative to this genomic sequence to represent the inferred CDS: inserted 1 base in 1 codon; substituted 1 base at 1 genomic stop codon), with the protein KSQSPTISRPRKNPQTSSSQDNTMDGSSFHYFQGRFELSGKSRQYPADALEPQPGIGDVKDIEKARKSMLDPAHRSHFHLTTPSLVFLCFIFDGLRKALLSVGVSKRSNIVIGNENKETDTLYASKFEDVMPNFTALEMSSILRHCCDLLIGVAAGSSDPICTNSLQVQRQFKAMMISIGRHLHGKSADLLINYNAGPAIYWINSRPWVGGLMFTFLFREFEXPACELLDQVKVVASKAQMTTYYTVGMFLDQCMDGSIALPAVVSEIPVFEQKKALVKRALGDFFEFGGVLRHPVIGELSPRMFPNLATAANYWAKRRNPTFSGFEALDFIPGSTITLPLVXMTSARKISRGSDMDPYTLNILRGYGSSGFD; encoded by the exons AAATCACAATCACCCACAATATCCCGCCCAAGAAAGAACCCACAGACCAGCAGCTCACAAGACAATACAatggatgggagcagcttccATTACTTTCAAGGGAGATTTGAGCTCTCTGGGAAGAGCAGACAGTATCCAGCAGATGCATTGGAGCCCCAACCTGGCATTGGAGATGTCAAGGACattgaaaaagcaagaaagtctATGCTAGACCCAGCACACAGATCTCATTTTCACCTTACAACCCCAAGCttagtatttttgtgttttatattcgATGGATTACGCAAGGCACTACTCAGTGTTGGTGTGAGCAAAAGGTCTAATATTGTGATTGGGAATGAGAACAAGGAAACAGATACTCTTTATGCTAGCAAATTCGAAGATGTTATGCCTAACTTCACTGCCCTTGAGATGTCATCAATTCTCCGTCACTGCTGTGATCTTCTGATAGGCGTTGCTGCTGGATCGAGTGACCCGATATGCACCAACAGCCTCCAAGTACAGAGACAATTCAAGGCAATGATGATATCCATTGGAAGACATTTGCATGGTAAAAGTGCTGATTTATTAATTAACTATAATGCAGGGCCAGCTATATATTGGATCAACTCAAGACCATGGGTTGGAGGATTAATGTTCACATTTCTATTCAGAGAATTTG TCCCTGCATGTGAGCTACTTGATCAAGTTAAAGTAGTTGCCAGCAAAGCACAGATGACGACCTACTACACTGTGGGAATGTTCCTGGATCAGTGCATGGATGGTTCCATTGCTTTACCTGCTGTTGTGTCTGAGATTCCAGTTTTTGAGCAGAAGAAAGCACTGGTTAAAAGGGCACTTGGAGATTTCTTTGAATTTGGGGGTGTACTTCGCCACCCTGTTATTGGGGAGCTATCACCACGAATGTTCCCAAACCTAGCAACAGCAGCAAACTACTGGGCCAAAAGAAGGAATCCCACATTTTCTGGATTTGAAGCCCTTGACTTTATACCAGGATCAACTATTACACTCCCTCTAGTTTGAATGACATCTGCTCGGAAAATCTCCAGAGGAAGTGACATGGATCCATATACACTTAACATCCTTCGCGGGTACGGGAGTTCGGGATTTGACTAA